A single genomic interval of Oxyura jamaicensis isolate SHBP4307 breed ruddy duck chromosome 26, BPBGC_Ojam_1.0, whole genome shotgun sequence harbors:
- the PROK1 gene encoding prokineticin-1, protein MRRLLQTLCLLLLLPLLRGAVITGACERDLQCGSGTCCAVSLWLRGLRMCTPLGQQGDECHPFSHKVPFLGKRQHHTCPCLPNFICSRFLDGRYRCSNDFKNIDF, encoded by the exons ATGCGACGGCTCCTGCAGACCCTCtgcttgctcctgctgctgcccttgctcCGTGGCGCTGTCATCACGGGG GCCTGTGAGCGGGACCTGCAGTGCGGCAGCGGGACGTGCTGTGCTGTCAGCCTCTGGCTTCGCGGCCTGCGGATGTGCACccccctggggcagcagggggacGAGTGCCACCCCTTCAGCCACAAG GTCCCATTCTTGGGGAAGCGCCAGCACCACACCTGCCCCTGTTTGCCCAACTTCATCTGCTCCAGGTTCCTTGATGGCCGCTACCGCTGCTCGAATGACTTCAAGAACATTGACTTTTAG
- the LAMTOR5 gene encoding ragulator complex protein LAMTOR5 isoform X1, with translation MEGTLEQHLEDTYGGGGGTAGRSPPPSARSMKSPAVVGVLCTDSQGLNLGCRGTLSDEHAGVISVLAQQAAKLTSDPTDIPVVCLESDSGNIMIQKHDSITVAVHKLAS, from the exons aTGGAGGGGACCCTGGAGCAGCACCTGGAGGACACgtacgggggggggggcggcaccgcgg GGCGCTCACCGCCGCCCTCTGCCCGCAGCATGAAGAGCCCGGCCGTGGTAGGCGTCCTGTGCACCGACTCGCAGGGCCTCAACCTGGGAT GCCGAGGAACACTCTCAGATGAGCACGCTGGCGTCATCTCTGTCCTCgcccagcaggcagccaagCTCACCTCTGACCCAACCGATATACCTGTGGTATGCCTGGAGTCAGACAGCGG GAATATCATGATCCAGAAGCATGACAGCATCACTGTAGCAGTGCACAAGCTGGCATCCTGA
- the LOC118178566 gene encoding embryonic pepsinogen — MRSLVLLCVVLALSEGFTKLPLERGKKLREILRDKELLRHFFQRHRYDIGTKFPHAFPNLIDVVAEPLLNTLDMEYYGTISIGTPPQDFTVVFDTGSSNLWVPSVSCASPACQSHQMFNPSQSSTYRSTGQNLSIHYGTGDMEGIVGCDTVTVASLMDTNQLFGLSTTEPGQFFVHVKFDGILGLGYPSLAADGITPVFDNLVNESLLEQNLFSVYLSRERMGSVVIFGGIDEAYFTGSINWIPVSYQGYWQISMDSIIVNRREIACSGGCQAIVDTGTSLVAGPPSDISDIQSAVGARQNTYGEYNVNCSYISAMPDVVFVINGIQYPVSASAYTEQNNEEACISGFQNTSADLWILGDVFIRVYYSIFDRANNRVGLAKAV; from the exons ATGCGATCCCTGGTCCTTCTGTGTGTGGTCCTTGCCCTCTCTGAGGGCTTCACCAA GCTGCCCTTGGAAAGGGGGAAGAAACTGAGAGAGATCCTCCGGGACAAGGAGTTGCTGCGCCACTTCTTCCAGCGCCACCGCTATGACATCGGCACGAAATTTCCACATGCTTTTCCCAATCTGATCGACGTGGTTGCTGAGCCCCTGCTGAACACCCTGGAT ATGGAGTACTACGGGACCATCTCCATTGGCACCCCACCGCAGGACTTCACAGTGGTCTTTGACACTGGCTCCTCCAACCTCTGGGTTCCCTCCGTCTCCTGTGCCAGCCCGGCTTGCC AGAGCCATCAGATGTTTAACCCATCGCAGTCATCCACCTACAGAAGCACAGGGCAGAACCTCTCCATTCACTATGGCACTGGTGACATGGAGGGCATCGTGGGCTGCGACACTGTCACT GTTGCATCACTGATGGACACCAACCAGCTCTTTGGCTTGAGCACCACAGAGCCTGGCCAGTTCTTTGTCCATGTTAAATTTGATGGGATCCTGGGACTGGGCTACCCAAGTCTGGCTGCTGATGGGATCACTCCAGTCTTTGATAACTTGGTGAATGAAAGCTTGCTGGAGCAGAACCTCTTTTCAGTTTATCTATCCCG TGAGAGGATGGGGAGCGTGGTCATCTTCGGGGGAATTGATGAAGCTTATTTCACTGGCTCCATCAACTGGATTCCCGTCTCTTACCAGGGTTACTGGCAGATCTCCATGGACAG catcATTGTGAACAGGCGGGAGATCGCGTGCAGTGGTGGCTGCCAAGCCATCGTTGACACGGGCACATCCCTTGTGGCTGGGCCACCCTCTGACATAAGTGACATCCAGAGCGCAGTCGGGGCCAGGCAGAACACGTACGGAGAG taCAATGTGAACTGCAGCTACATCTCTGCCATGCCTGATGTTGTCTTTGTCATCAATGGGATTCAGTATCCTGTATCCGCCTCAGCTTACACTGAGCAG AACAATGAAGAAGCATGTATCAGTGGCTTCCAGAACACCTCTGCGGACCTCTGGATCTTGGgagatgtcttcatcagagtgTACTACAGCATCTTTGACCGGGCCAACAACCGTGTTGGACTGGCCAAGGCTGTTTAA
- the LAMTOR5 gene encoding ragulator complex protein LAMTOR5 isoform X2 encodes MEGTLEQHLEDTMKSPAVVGVLCTDSQGLNLGCRGTLSDEHAGVISVLAQQAAKLTSDPTDIPVVCLESDSGNIMIQKHDSITVAVHKLAS; translated from the exons aTGGAGGGGACCCTGGAGCAGCACCTGGAGGACAC CATGAAGAGCCCGGCCGTGGTAGGCGTCCTGTGCACCGACTCGCAGGGCCTCAACCTGGGAT GCCGAGGAACACTCTCAGATGAGCACGCTGGCGTCATCTCTGTCCTCgcccagcaggcagccaagCTCACCTCTGACCCAACCGATATACCTGTGGTATGCCTGGAGTCAGACAGCGG GAATATCATGATCCAGAAGCATGACAGCATCACTGTAGCAGTGCACAAGCTGGCATCCTGA